The Acinonyx jubatus isolate Ajub_Pintada_27869175 chromosome E3, VMU_Ajub_asm_v1.0, whole genome shotgun sequence genome has a window encoding:
- the TRIP6 gene encoding thyroid receptor-interacting protein 6 isoform X2, with the protein MSGPTWLPPKQLEPARAPLGRALSRGAPGPPPAHGAALQPHPRVNFCPLPSEQCYQAPGGPDDRGLAWVGCHGAPQRSQGLPQDRGALRPGSLDAEIDSLTSMLAELDGGRGHAPRRSDRQAYEPPQPHAYRTGSGSLKPNGGGVPIPPQQLSASSYGGPTPASYATASTPAGPAFPVQVKVAQPVRGCGPPRRGASQASGALPGPHFPLPGRGEVWGAGYRSHREPGPGGKEEAGGGGRGGRYGPQVPLSQPPEEELERLTKKLVHDMNHPPTGEYFGRCGGCGEDVVGDGAGVVALDRVFHVGCFVCSTCRAQLRGQHFYAVERRAYCESCYVATLEKCSTCSQPILDRILRAMGKAYHPSCFTCVVCHRGLDGIPFTVDATSQIHCIEDFHRSVGCCSLPRVSVRAVTRWMGTSCARLAVPGASRSSQPPSPLTAESPQ; encoded by the exons ATGTCGGGGCCCACCTGGCtccccccaaagcagctggagccTGCCAGAGCCCCTCTGGGAAGAGCACTCTCCCGAGGTGCCCCGGGGCCGCCGCCAGCCCACGGAGCAG CACTTCAGCCCCACCCCAGGGTCAATTTTTGCCCCCTCCCATCTGAGCAGTGTTACCAGGCCCCGGGGGGACCGGATGATCGGGGGCTAGCCTGGGTGGGGTGCCATGGAGCACCCCAGCGCTCACAG GGGCTCCCCCAAGACAGGGGGGCCTTGCGCCCAGGAAGTCTGGATGCTGAAATAGATTCGCTGACCAGCATGCTGGCTGAACTGGATGGAGGTCGTGGTCATGCCCCACGGCGGTCAGACCGGCAG GCTTATGAGCCCCCTCAGCCCCATGCCTACCGCACGGGCTCAGGTTCCCTGAAGCCGAATGGAGGGGGTGTTCCGATTCCTCCCCAACAGCTCTCTGCGTCCTCCTATGGGGGTCCCACTCCGGCCTCCTATGCTACAGCCAGCACCCCCGCCGGTCCTGCCTTCCCCGTGCAAGTGAAGGTGGCACAACCAGTGAGAGGCTGTGGCCCCCCAAGGCGGGGGGCCTCTCAGGCCTCCGGGGCCCTCCCGGgcccccactttcctctcccaGGCCGAGGTGAAGTGTGGGGGGCTGGCTATAGGAGCCACCGTGAGCCAGGTCCAGGGGGTAAAGAGGAGGccggaggaggaggacgaggtgGCAGGTACGGACCCCAG GTCCCCCTGAGCCAGCCTCCTGAAGAGGAGCTTGAGAGGCTGACCAAGAAGCTGGTGCACGACATGAACCACCCTCCCACAGGGGAGTACTTTG GGCGGTGTGGCGGCTGTGGAGAAGATGTGGttggggatggggctggggttGTGGCCCTGGACCGTGTCTTTCACGTCGGCTGCTTTGTGTGTTCTACGTGCCGGGCCCAGCTTCGGGGCCAGCATTTCTATGCCGTGGAGAGGAGGGCGTACTGTGAGAGCTGCTACGTG GCCACCCTGGAGAAGTGCTCCACATGCTCCCAACCCATCCTGGACCGGATCCTACGGGCGATGGGGAAGGCCTACCACCCTAGCTGCTTTACCTGTGTGGTGTGCCACCGTGGCCTCGATGGCATCCCTTTCACGGTGGATGCCACCAGCCAGATCCACTGCATTGAGGACTTCCACAG GAGTGTGGGCTGCTGCTCTCTTCCGAGGGTGAGTGTCAGGGCTGTTACCCGCTGGATGGGCACATCTTGTGCAAGGCTTGCAGTGCCTGGCGCATCCAGGAGCTCTCAGCCACCGTCACCACTGACTGCTGAGTCTCCCCAGTAG
- the TRIP6 gene encoding thyroid receptor-interacting protein 6 isoform X1, with protein sequence MSGPTWLPPKQLEPARAPLGRALSRGAPGPPPAHGAALQPHPRVNFCPLPSEQCYQAPGGPDDRGLAWVGCHGAPQRSQGLPQDRGALRPGSLDAEIDSLTSMLAELDGGRGHAPRRSDRQAYEPPQPHAYRTGSGSLKPNGGGVPIPPQQLSASSYGGPTPASYATASTPAGPAFPVQVKVAQPVRGCGPPRRGASQASGALPGPHFPLPGRGEVWGAGYRSHREPGPGGKEEAGGGGRGGRYGPQVPLSQPPEEELERLTKKLVHDMNHPPTGEYFGRCGGCGEDVVGDGAGVVALDRVFHVGCFVCSTCRAQLRGQHFYAVERRAYCESCYVATLEKCSTCSQPILDRILRAMGKAYHPSCFTCVVCHRGLDGIPFTVDATSQIHCIEDFHRKFAPRCSVCGGAIMPEPGQEETVRIVALDRSFHVGCYKCEECGLLLSSEGECQGCYPLDGHILCKACSAWRIQELSATVTTDC encoded by the exons ATGTCGGGGCCCACCTGGCtccccccaaagcagctggagccTGCCAGAGCCCCTCTGGGAAGAGCACTCTCCCGAGGTGCCCCGGGGCCGCCGCCAGCCCACGGAGCAG CACTTCAGCCCCACCCCAGGGTCAATTTTTGCCCCCTCCCATCTGAGCAGTGTTACCAGGCCCCGGGGGGACCGGATGATCGGGGGCTAGCCTGGGTGGGGTGCCATGGAGCACCCCAGCGCTCACAG GGGCTCCCCCAAGACAGGGGGGCCTTGCGCCCAGGAAGTCTGGATGCTGAAATAGATTCGCTGACCAGCATGCTGGCTGAACTGGATGGAGGTCGTGGTCATGCCCCACGGCGGTCAGACCGGCAG GCTTATGAGCCCCCTCAGCCCCATGCCTACCGCACGGGCTCAGGTTCCCTGAAGCCGAATGGAGGGGGTGTTCCGATTCCTCCCCAACAGCTCTCTGCGTCCTCCTATGGGGGTCCCACTCCGGCCTCCTATGCTACAGCCAGCACCCCCGCCGGTCCTGCCTTCCCCGTGCAAGTGAAGGTGGCACAACCAGTGAGAGGCTGTGGCCCCCCAAGGCGGGGGGCCTCTCAGGCCTCCGGGGCCCTCCCGGgcccccactttcctctcccaGGCCGAGGTGAAGTGTGGGGGGCTGGCTATAGGAGCCACCGTGAGCCAGGTCCAGGGGGTAAAGAGGAGGccggaggaggaggacgaggtgGCAGGTACGGACCCCAG GTCCCCCTGAGCCAGCCTCCTGAAGAGGAGCTTGAGAGGCTGACCAAGAAGCTGGTGCACGACATGAACCACCCTCCCACAGGGGAGTACTTTG GGCGGTGTGGCGGCTGTGGAGAAGATGTGGttggggatggggctggggttGTGGCCCTGGACCGTGTCTTTCACGTCGGCTGCTTTGTGTGTTCTACGTGCCGGGCCCAGCTTCGGGGCCAGCATTTCTATGCCGTGGAGAGGAGGGCGTACTGTGAGAGCTGCTACGTG GCCACCCTGGAGAAGTGCTCCACATGCTCCCAACCCATCCTGGACCGGATCCTACGGGCGATGGGGAAGGCCTACCACCCTAGCTGCTTTACCTGTGTGGTGTGCCACCGTGGCCTCGATGGCATCCCTTTCACGGTGGATGCCACCAGCCAGATCCACTGCATTGAGGACTTCCACAG GAAGTTTGCCCCACGATGCTCAGTATGCGGTGGGGCCATCATGCCTGAGCCAGGTCAGGAGGAGACCGTACGAATCGTTGCTCTGGATCGCAGTTTTCACGTTGGCTGTTATAAGTGCGAG GAGTGTGGGCTGCTGCTCTCTTCCGAGGGTGAGTGTCAGGGCTGTTACCCGCTGGATGGGCACATCTTGTGCAAGGCTTGCAGTGCCTGGCGCATCCAGGAGCTCTCAGCCACCGTCACCACTGACTGCTGA